The Acidobacteriota bacterium nucleotide sequence GGTTGGCTGACGGTGCGCGTGAAAATCGACGGGGTCCGGGTGTTCATCGACGAGGAGGCAATGGGGGAGGTGTCGTCCGACACCCCCTTGCGGCTGTCCCTGTACCTGGGGCCCCACCTGGTCCGGGCGGAGGCCCCGGGACGGCGCCCGGCGAAAGCGGAGGTGGAGATCGTGGCGGACCGGGAGGCCATCCTGGACCTCGACCTTCCCGAGGCGACCCCGGCCGGGGAAGGGCCCGCCGTGCCGCCCGGACGTTAGGCGCTTCGGCTCCCCGCTTCGGGGCCGGGGGCCGCGTTTCGCCCGACACGCACGGAGATCGCGACGGCGGCGGTGACCAGCCCGCCGACCGTGAGGGCGGCCTGGACGCCGATCCAGCGGGACAGGGCGCCCAGCAGAAGGCTCCCGACCGGGGACAGCCCTCCGAAGGCGAAGATGTAGAGGCTCACGAGCCGGCCGCGAAGCGCCTCGGGCGCCTGGTTCTGGATCAGCATGTTGGCGCAGGACATGGACGTCATCATGCCGAACCCGACCGGCACCAGCAGCAGGCAGGAGAGCCCGGGGCTGCGGGACAGCCCGAAGGCCGCCAGGCCGAGGCCGAAGGCGAACGCGGAGGCCCGGGCCAGGCGGAGCAGCCGGTCCGGGTGCCGGTACCCCGCCATGAAGAGGGCGCCCCCGATGGCGCCGATCCCCGCCAGGGTCAGCAGCATCCCCATCCCCCGCGCCCCGAGGCCCAGGACCTCGCCCGCCACGGCCGGCAGAAAGAAGAGGTAAGCCATCCCGAAACAGGCCGCACCGGCCAGGATCGTGAGGATGCCGCGGATTTCGGGGTGCCGGTAGGCGAAGACGAGCCCTTCCCGCAACTGGGACCAGGCGCCGGTCGTGGCCTTGTCCGGGGCGTCCCGCTCCACCCGCATGAGGAGCAGGCCCCCCAGGACCACCAGGAAGGAAACCGCGTTGGCGGCGAAACAGGCGCTCTCCCCGTAGCGTTCGACGACCCACCCCGCGATGGCCGGCCCGACGATGCGGGCGCCGTTGAAGAGGACCGAGTTGAGGGCGATGGCGTTGGGGAGGTCGACGGGGCCCACCATCCGGACGAGGAAGGCCTGGCGGGCGGTCATGTCGAAGGTGTTGACGAGGCCGAGGAAAGCGGCCAGGGCCAGCAGGTGCCAGACCCGGATGACGCCGCCGAGGGTCAGGAGGGCCAGGGCCGCCGCCTGGATGCAGGCCAGGGACTGGGTCAGGAGGACCAGCCGGTACCGGTCGAAGCGGTCCGCGACAATCCCGGAGGGAAGGCCGAACAGCAGGACGGGGCCCATCTGGAAGAACCCCAGGAGGCCGAGGAACCACGAGGACCCAGTCAGCCGCCAGAGCAGCCACCCCTGGGCCAGGTTCTGCATCCAGGACCCGACGAGCGAGACCAGCTGGACGCTGAAAAACAGCCGGAAATCCCGGTGCCGGAAGGCTCTGAATCGGTGGTTCACGGGCACGCTCCCCAAGGGACCCATTCTACCCTTGACCCGTGGAAAAGGAAGCGGAAATCCGGGCGACCGCATCTCACGCCGGGTTGGGGCCCTGGGGGGGCGCAAACGGCCGCCGAACCGGCGCCGGGACGCTCAGGGGTGGACCACGAGGAGGAGGAGGTAGAGCAGGCTGATCCCGGTCACCACCAGGGTGTTCGCCACGGCGGCGGTGGCGGTGCGGGACTCGGCGGATTCCAGGCCCAGGGCCCGGGCCCGTCGAATCCGGACCAGGATCACGGGGGCTAAGACGAAGATGTTCGCCAGGAGGGGCAGGATCATGAACGTCGAGGGCTCGAGCCAGGTGTTGAGGGAGAACATCGAGCGCAACCCCAGGGAGAAGCTCTCGCTGTTCGTCCGGAAGTGGAGGAGGAAGATCTCGAGGGCGCGGGTGACGATGATCATCAGCGTCCCCAGGGTCAGCAGGAAGGCGCCGATCTTGGCGGAATACACGCCGTGCTGGACCTTGCTCTCCCCCTCGTGGATGCCCGTCAGGCGGCTCTTCATGGAACCGTAGACGACGTAGATGACGAAGCCGAAATTCAGCCAGGCCGAGAACCGCAGCCAGGAGGTGGCGGGAAGGTAGAAGATCAGGTACCCGCAGGAGCAGATCCCGAGGACCGGGAGGATGTGGTTCCGGCAGGTGTAGAAAAGGTAGGCGGCCACGGCGAGCATGAGCACCCGGTAAGGCAGGTCCATGGGGATCAGGAGGGTGGCGACGGCAAAGACCAGGTAGAGGGAGGCCGACCACCACGTCCCGCTCGGCACCCGGAAGGGACGGGCCCGTTCGGGGGATTTCATCTTCATCACGATGATGCCGGCGCAGACCAGGATGAAGGCGAAGAGGGTGCCGATGTTGGTCAGGTCCACCATCTCGTCGATGCTGGCCACGGCGGCGACCCCGGCGACGGCGGCCCCGGTGATGACGGTGGAGAGGTAGGGGGTCCGGTACTTCGGGTGGACTTTCTTGAAGGCCGCGGGCAGGAGCCCGTCGCGGGACATGGAGAAGAAGATCCGCGGCTGGCCGAGCTGGAAGACCAGCAGGACGGCGGTGTGGGCCACGACCGACCCGAAGGCCACGACCCCGATGGCCCAGTCCCAGGTGGGGCAGGCCTTCTGGAGGGCCAGGGTCAGCGGCTCGGCCTGCTCGGAGGCGAGGGCCTTCTGCAGGTCCGGGTAGGAGATGAGGCCGGTGAAAACGGCGGAGATGACCACGTAGAAAACGGTGCAGATCAGGAGCGAGGCGATGATGCCGATGGGGAGGTTCCGCTGGGGGTTGCGGGTCTCCTCGGCCACGGTGGAGACGGCGTCGAACCCGATGTAGGCGAAGAAGACCACGGCGGCCCCCGCGCTCACGCCGGCCCAGCCGTTCGGGCTGAACGGGGTCCAGTTGGCGGGCTTCATCCACAGGATCCCCACCACGATGAACAGGATGAGGACGAGGATCTTGATGCCGACCATCACCATGTTGAACCGGGCGCTCTCCCGGATGCCCCAGATGAGCACCAGGGTGATGGCGGCCACGATCAGGACGGCGGGAAGGTTGAAGACGATGGGGATGCCGAAAACGTGGGGCGCTTCCTGGTACACCACGAGGACGCCGTCCTTGACGATCCTGGCGGCGGTCCGGTAGTCCATGGAGAGCCAGTCGGGAAGGTGGATGCCCAACCCCGCCAGCAGGGTCTTGAAGTAGTTGGCCCAGCTGATGGCCACCGCGATGTTTCCCACCGCGTACTCGATGATGAGGTCCCAGCCGATGATCCAGGCGGTCACTTCCCCCAGGGTGGCGTAGGAGTAGGTGTAGGCCGAGCCCGAGATGGGAACCATGGAGGCGAACTCGGCGTAGCACAGGGCGGTGAAGCCGCAGGCGACTGCGGTGAGAATGAAGGAAACCATCAGGGCGGGGCCGGCGCCCAGGCGGGACGCGTCGCCGGCGGCGGCCGTCCCGATGGTGGCGAAGATCCCCGCCCCGATGCAGGCGCTGACCCCGAAGAGGGTGAGCTGGACCGGGCCGATGGCGCGCTTGAGGCGGTACTCGGGACGGTCGGCGTCCTGCAGGATCCGGTCGAGGGTCTTCCGGCGGAAGAGTTGGTGGAGGGTGCCGGTCCCGTATTCGTCCCGTTCGGTCGTCGGCGCCATCCGTCACCGCCCGGCGAGGGTCGAACGAACCCCACGGACCGGGGCCACCGGGTGCCGTTCGTGAACAGGGTGCAGACT carries:
- a CDS encoding MFS transporter gives rise to the protein MNHRFRAFRHRDFRLFFSVQLVSLVGSWMQNLAQGWLLWRLTGSSWFLGLLGFFQMGPVLLFGLPSGIVADRFDRYRLVLLTQSLACIQAAALALLTLGGVIRVWHLLALAAFLGLVNTFDMTARQAFLVRMVGPVDLPNAIALNSVLFNGARIVGPAIAGWVVERYGESACFAANAVSFLVVLGGLLLMRVERDAPDKATTGAWSQLREGLVFAYRHPEIRGILTILAGAACFGMAYLFFLPAVAGEVLGLGARGMGMLLTLAGIGAIGGALFMAGYRHPDRLLRLARASAFAFGLGLAAFGLSRSPGLSCLLLVPVGFGMMTSMSCANMLIQNQAPEALRGRLVSLYIFAFGGLSPVGSLLLGALSRWIGVQAALTVGGLVTAAVAISVRVGRNAAPGPEAGSRSA
- a CDS encoding amino acid permease; the encoded protein is MAPTTERDEYGTGTLHQLFRRKTLDRILQDADRPEYRLKRAIGPVQLTLFGVSACIGAGIFATIGTAAAGDASRLGAGPALMVSFILTAVACGFTALCYAEFASMVPISGSAYTYSYATLGEVTAWIIGWDLIIEYAVGNIAVAISWANYFKTLLAGLGIHLPDWLSMDYRTAARIVKDGVLVVYQEAPHVFGIPIVFNLPAVLIVAAITLVLIWGIRESARFNMVMVGIKILVLILFIVVGILWMKPANWTPFSPNGWAGVSAGAAVVFFAYIGFDAVSTVAEETRNPQRNLPIGIIASLLICTVFYVVISAVFTGLISYPDLQKALASEQAEPLTLALQKACPTWDWAIGVVAFGSVVAHTAVLLVFQLGQPRIFFSMSRDGLLPAAFKKVHPKYRTPYLSTVITGAAVAGVAAVASIDEMVDLTNIGTLFAFILVCAGIIVMKMKSPERARPFRVPSGTWWSASLYLVFAVATLLIPMDLPYRVLMLAVAAYLFYTCRNHILPVLGICSCGYLIFYLPATSWLRFSAWLNFGFVIYVVYGSMKSRLTGIHEGESKVQHGVYSAKIGAFLLTLGTLMIIVTRALEIFLLHFRTNSESFSLGLRSMFSLNTWLEPSTFMILPLLANIFVLAPVILVRIRRARALGLESAESRTATAAVANTLVVTGISLLYLLLLVVHP